CCGGCCTCTATTATCTTTGTGGCTTTTTCGGGGGAAGAGCAATCCTTGCTGGGATCTAAACAATTGGCAGAAAAAATTAAAAGAGAAAATTTACAGCTGGAAGCCGTCCTGAATAATGATATGATTGGCAATCCTAAAGCCGGAGAAACAGGAGAAATCAATACCCGTACACTCCGTGTATTCAGTGAAGGCCTGCCATATAAAGATTTAGACAAAAAGGCAATGACGATCAGGAATCTGGGTTTTGAAAATGACAGCGAATCCAGACAGTTGGCAAGATATATCAAAGAAATTACAGAACAATACGTCAAAGGACTTGAAATAAAACTGATGTACAGAAATGACAGGTTTTTGCGTGGAGGAGATCATACCAGCTTTGTTAATAACGGATTTCCTTCCGTAAGATTGACTGAGTACTATGAGAATTATGACCATCAGCACCAGGATATAAGAGTGGAAAATAATAAACAATACGGTGATCTTCCGGAATTTATTGATTTTAAATACCTGAAAAAGAATGTGGCTGCCAATATTGCAGTACTGGCCAATCTTGCGAAATCTACTGCAAAACCAGAGAAAGTGGAAATGGACGTTAAGGAATTGACGAATTCTACAACGCTTCATTGGGAGAAACCAAAATCAGGAACTCCTGCAGGATATTACGTGCTGGCAAGGGAAACAGACAGCCCGATATGGCAGAAAAAAATGTTTACGACAGAGCTTTCCATCAAAGTTCCGCTTTCCAAAGACAATTATATTTTTGCGGTACAGACAGTCAGCCAGTCCGGGAACCTGAACGTTCCTGTAATTCCGGGTATTGCGAAGTGATGACCTCTGCTGGAAAACAAGGATCTGGGCCTGCCGGGAAAAGTAGATTTGAATACAAGAGAAATAAAACTTATTTTTGCGGTTTATAATAATTCACATGTCTGCATCGTTACTATTAAAATATTTCCCGGATCTTACTGAAAAACAGATAGAACAGTTCTCGCAATTGGAAAATCTGTACAATGAATGGAATGAAAAGATCAACGTAATTTCCAGAAAAGATATGGAATCGCTGTATGAAAAGCATATTCTGCACTCTTTGGGAATTGCAAAAGTGATGGAATTTGCACCGGGAACTAAGGTTTTGGATATCGGAACCGGAGGAGGTTTTCCGGGAATTCCTTTGGCGATCCTGTTTCCTGAAACAGAATTCACTCTGATTGATTCTATCGGTAAAAAAATCAGTGTGGTACAGGCTGTAGCAGAAGGTGTAGGATTGACGAATGTAACGGCTATCCACGGAAGAGCAGAAAAACTGAAAGAAAAATTCCACTTTGTAGTCAGCAGAGCAGTAACCCAGATGCCGGAATTTTTAAGATGGCTGAAAGGGAAGTTTGAAAAAGAACAGTTTAACCCTAAACATAACGGTATTTTATATTTAAAAGGCGGTGATCTTGCAGAAGAACTGGCCGGAATTAAATGTGAAATATTCAACCTTAAACACTATTTTGATGAAGAATTTTTTGATACTAAAAAAGTAGTTTATGTATCAAAAGGTAATTTTAATTCCTGATTTTTATGTAAATAAGGAATAATTTTTGCTAATATTTGTTAATAATCAGAAAATTAAAGGTTATGAAAAAACTTTTAAATATTGGATTTTCAGTATTACTGTTTGGCGGGCTTCTGGTTTCGTGTAATGATGACGATTACCATACAATCGAATCTATTGATAAGATCAAAATAGACAGCGTAAAAATTGTCAATGATACTATGGACGTCTTTGCGATACAGAGCATAAAGACTTATTCCACCTATCCGTCTCATTGTGATGGCTTTTACGGCTATGATTATATTTACAATACTAATCTTGAAAGAACAGTTACTTCCTACAAATATATCACAAACGGACCTTGTACGCAGGGAAGTTATGTAGGAGCCAATCAGATCAACTTCAGCCCGCAGAGAAAAGGAACCTATACTTTTAAATTCTGGAACGGAGGAAATAACTGGATTACGAAAACAATTGTGGTAGAATAATGAGATTGGCTTTTGTGTTGTGCTTATTGGCAGCTGAGATGGTATTCGGGCAAAAGATCACCTGGGAAGAAGGCAGAAAACTGACCTGGGATAATTTTAAAAGTCCGGTGAATAGGAAAAAAAATCCTGATGTGGCAGCGTATACCCATTGCGGCTGGGAATTTTCCTCTATAAAATCTTCCAATCCAAAAGCGCCGGTTACCATTACCATTAAAACCATATTTAACGAAGAGAAATCCTGGAAGGATGTTAAAAAGATGGATGATTACATCCTGCTTCACGAGCAGAAACATTTTGATATTGCAGAATTATTTGTGAGAAAATTCAGAAAGGCAGTTGCTGAAAAAATCAGGACTTCCGGTGATTATAACAAGTATTTCAAAGCAATTTATGACGGGATATCCACCGATTATCAAAACTTCCAGATGGCCTATGACAGAGAAACCCGTCACGGGATCAATAAAGAAAAACAGGAAGAATATAATAATACGATTTCTGAACAACTAGACAATTTAAAAAGCTATCAAGCCCCTTGAAATTCCTCAATAAGATCATTCACGAACTGTTAGCGCAAAACCCGGACCTTTCTGCGTTTAATATCATTCTGCCCGGAAAACGTCCCATTGTATTTATCAGACAGATTCTGGAGGAAAATAATTATTCAGGGCTTCTTCCCAATTTTTTTACTGTAGAAGAACTGATCAATAAAATTGCCGATCAGCAACCGATTCAGGGAATTCCGCTGTGGCTTTTCTCATTTGATGTGTACAGAAGTCTGAATCTTATTCCCAGAGATGATTTTTCGGACTTTTTGAAATGGTTTCCTACACTGCAGAAGGACTGGGATGATATTCTCAAATTTTCAGACAGTGATCAGGCAGTTCTTCAGTATATGTTTGACGAGGAAAGGATCAAAGAATGGGCCCAGGACCTTGGTGAGGATGATGATGTCCCAAGAAAGAAGTTCCTTAATTTCTGGCAGAATATGAATGTTTTTCTCCCCGTTTTGAAGGAGAGACTGCAGGAAAAGAACTGGGCGACTTCGGGAATGATTCATGAGGCTGCTAAAGCTAAGATTATTGATTTTGCTAAAAACACCAAAGAAGAATTTGTCTTTTGTGGGTTCAATGCCTTTACTCCAGTGGAGGAAAAGCTGGTAAGAAGTCTTTTGAAATGGAATAAGGCTCAATGTTTCTTTCAGGCAGACCATTATTATTTCGATGACGAAAGACAGGAAGCCGGAAAGTTTCTGAGAAACCATAAAACCTGGAAAGAATTTGATGAAAACAGAACTTTTCAATGGATAGAAGACGACTTTAACCAACCTAAAAAGATTAAGGTATACGAAGTATCCGGGAATGTGACCCAGACCAAAGTACTGCCCGAAATTTTTAAGGAGATCAATAACAAAACCTATTCCAATACAGCAGTGGTATTGCTGGATGAAAACCTTCTTCCTGCAAGCCTGGATGTGATGCATGGTGTTGATAATTTGAATATTACGATGGGGTTTCCATTGAAGAACTTATCTTTCTCCAATGCTGTAAAACGTCTTTTCTATCTGCAGAAACAACTGGAAAAAAATAAATCTTCCTATTATTACAGAGATGTTTTTCCGATTCTGGAAGAACTTCCTAAATCTGATGAAGACGAGCTTGTTATCAATGATTTTAAAGCCAAAGTAGAAGAAAGGAATATAGTTTATATTTCTAAAAAGCTTCTCTACGAAATGCTCAGCGGGTTATCATATTTTAACCTTCTTCAAAAAGCTGAGGGAACAAATAGGTATATGGATATGCTCATCACGTTCTGCCAGCAGGTAAAATGGCTGGAAATAGATGATATTCAGTATGAGAATGTTTCTCACTTTGAAAATGCATTCAGAATTATCAAAAATCAGCTGACTCCCTACAATATTGAAATTAAAATGGAAACGTTGGAAATTCTGATCAACCAGCATATCAATTCTGAAAGTATCGATTTTCAGGGAGAGCCGCTGAGAGGATTGCAGATTATGGGATTGCTGGAAACCCGTCTTCTGAATTTTGAAAACATCATCCTGCTTTCTGTGAATGAAGGAAAACTGCCGCTTGGTAACTCTCAGAACACCTATATTCCTTTTGATATCCGAAGGTACTTTGATCTTCATACTTTCCTGGAAAATGACAGCATTTATGCTTATCACTTTTACAGGCTGATTCAGGATGCTCAGAATGTTCACTTACTGTACAATGCATTAAGTTCTGGAGTGAATACCGGAGAAAAAAGCCGTTTCATCACACAGATTGAAATGGAGAGTTCACACGAGATTGAACACCTGATTATTGAAAATTCTTCCGAGCCTATTATCACCAAACCTATAGAAATTTCCAAGACGCAGATTGTACAGGAGCGTCTTCAGAAATGGAAGGAAAAAGTATCCGCATCTCACCTTACAAGTTATCTATATAATCCGATTGATTTTTATCTTTCCAAGATTTTGAATACCTCGGAAACGGATGAAATTGAAGAAGAACTGTCTGTGAAAAATTATGGGAATCTGGTCCATTATTCACTTCAAGAAGTATATGAGATGTTGAAGGGTAAGGTTTTAAAAGAAAGTGATTTAAAAGATTCAGTTAAAGCAATAGATGAATATATAAATATTGCCATTGAAAAGCTGAAACATCAGCCGGAATTCTATGAGAAGGGTATGAATTATATTCATAAAGCAATTGCCAAAAAAGTGATTGAAAATATCCTGAATCATGATCTTGAACTGATAAAACAAGGTAACAAACTGGAGATAATCGACATCGAAAGAAAGTTCGAAAACATCGACTTTCCTCTTGATGGAAATGATAAAATTTCTTTCTTCGGATTCATTGACAGGATTGATAAACTGAACGGAACGCTAAGAATTATCGATTATAAAACAGCCAAGATCAAAAATCTCAGCGTGAAAATTGATGGAGACAATGTAGCTGAATATTTCCATAACAGTGAAAGAAAGCAGGCGCTTCAGCTTTGTATTTATCATTATGTGGTGCAGCATCTTCCTGAGTTTTGGGGATACCCAATTGAAACAGGAATATGGAGCTTTGCAGATGCTAAAAAGGGAATGGTTTCTCTGCAGTTTGATAAAGGAAATATTGATGATGCAATGAAATCGGTCAAAAGTCTGATCCTTGAAATCCTGAATCCTGATGTCAATTTTGTGGAAACTATAAAAGCATATTAAAATTATTTAATATTGATCGGATTATTTATTTTGTTTGAAAATCAATATGTTATTAATTTTAAGTAATAGATGAAAATACATTTATTTACTTCACACAAACGTCCGTAAAGCAGGTAACTTTTTTGTGTATCTTTACTCCTTATAACTTTTAAAGTTTCAATCGGATACACCAAGAATCAACAATGAAAAAGATCCTGATATTTTTTGCCATAGCTTTCTCTCTTATTATCAAGTCTCAGCAAAAGAATGATTCCCTGAATATTGCGCTTCAGAATGTGACCAAAGACACTAAATTTGGTCTTGCTCTCAGTGGCGGAGGTGCAAAGGGGTTTGCACACATTGGGATTCTGAAGATAATTGACTCATTGGGTATCAAGGTAGATTATATCACTGGAACCAGTATGGGAGGGATTCTGGGCGGTTTGTATGCAATGGGGTATAATGCCGATCAGCTGAAGCATACGATCTATAAAATGGACTGGAACAGGATTCTGAGCAATAAAATCCCTTACAGCAAAGTCAATATCAGTGAAAAAGACGAATATGACAAATACATTCTTGAATTTCCGGTAGTCAAAGGGTTTCCGACTCTTCCAGGCTCGTATATTGAGGGACAGTATATGGGAGAGGTTCTTAATACACTTACTTTCAACGCAAAACATATCAATGATTTCAGCAAGCTGAAGATTCCTGTTCAGCTTACTTCTTCTGATATTGAAAACGGTGGTCTGATAATGCAGAAAGAAGGCTCTTTACCGCTTGCTATACGTGCTACATTGGCAATTCCTGCAGCTTTTGCACCTGTTTATATTGACGGTAAACTTTTGGTAGATGGTGGGTTAGACCGTAATTACCCTGCTAATGAGGTTCGGGAGATGGGTGCTGATTTTGTGATCGGAGGTTATACCGGTTTCAGGCTTTTTACCAAGAAAGAAATTGAAAATCCGATGAAGATGATTTATCAGACTCATGCCATCCGTTCGGTAGAGGACTTTAAACATCAAAAGGAGCTGTCTAATGTATTGGTAGACTTTGTAGATCCATTGGGTGAGATTACAACGAAGGATTTTGCCAAATTCAGGAGGATCATCAAAATTGGAGAAGTAGAAGCGAGAAAACACCTTCCTGAGTTTGTAGCCCTGGCAGAAGCCCAGCGAAAAGCAGGAATCCAATATGAACATCAGATGATTGAAGAGGTGAAACTGCCTACTACGAAATTCACTTTTAACGAAGAAGACGGAACTCCTATTAACGATGCTGCGGAGATTGAAGTGCTTAAAAAGCAAATGGGGCTGACGGAAGGGAAGTATTACGATGCAAAAACCGTAAATGAAGCAATAGACAGGGTATTTGGAATGCGTCAGTATGTAAAGGTGTATTATACCTACACGAATGAAAATAACGGTCTTGTGATGAATATTTTTGTGAAAAGGGCAAAAAAAGGAGCTTTTAAGCTGGCTCTGCACTATGACACGGAACAATCGGTAGGAATTATTGTTAATTATACTTACAGGAATATTCTTCTGAACAGATCTCGATTTCTGGCAACTGTAGATATTTCCGAACGTTTTAAGGCTAAGCTTGCTTATCAGCAGTTCCTTGATAGCGGAGAGCGTTTGTGGCTGGATCTGGAGGCTAAGATGGTTAATCTTAAAAGTAATGACTTGAACTTCAGATTGTATGATATAAGCGAAGACGGCAGCGATCGTTTTCCTAACCATATGTACCGTAATATAACCGGAAAGATTGCTTTGAATTATAACATCAATCCAAATGCTTACCTATCATTGGGAACAGAGTTCAGCACAGAAAGAATGTACAGCTTACTGGATAAAGTGGATCAGGCAAAAGTGGATAATTACAGTAAAAAATTATATAACCACAGCAATTTCAACACTTTTCTGAAATTTGAACAGAATAATCTCAATAAAAGATATTTTACTACAAAAGGGAATCATCTTCAGGTGAGTACAAGATTTTATTACGGTGACAGATATCAACTTTATGATCTGAACACAGTACAGCCGCTCCTGTATCTGATACTTAATCCCAAAGAATCTTATTATTACGAGCCTAAAAACCTGGTTTCATTCACTTTAAATGAGAATTTTTTCTATCCGATCACAAGAAGGCTGACTGTCAAAGCAAATGTATTTTTGGGAGCAAGTTTTGGATCAGGGAAGGAAGATCAGGTTCCATATCTCTTCCTGAATCAGAAATATAATCTTGGAGGGAGTGAGTATAATTATGATCTCTTAAGCCCTGAATTCAACGGTCTTCGTCAGAAAGAACTTCCTATGACTTCGGTGGCTAAAACAG
The window above is part of the Chryseobacterium sp. MA9 genome. Proteins encoded here:
- a CDS encoding M20/M25/M40 family metallo-hydrolase — protein: MKYSLFLLLISCAAFSQKYSKDDEVRKYVTQVNEDSLKSYIGKLVSFGTRHTLSTTDNPKQGIGAARNWVIKKFNDYAKNSGGRMEVYLQQEDIQPDGKRVDKPVNLGNAVAFLKGTDPNDKRIFLIGGHLDSRVTDVMNRTSTAPGANDDGSGVSAVIESARILSRSSFPASIIFVAFSGEEQSLLGSKQLAEKIKRENLQLEAVLNNDMIGNPKAGETGEINTRTLRVFSEGLPYKDLDKKAMTIRNLGFENDSESRQLARYIKEITEQYVKGLEIKLMYRNDRFLRGGDHTSFVNNGFPSVRLTEYYENYDHQHQDIRVENNKQYGDLPEFIDFKYLKKNVAANIAVLANLAKSTAKPEKVEMDVKELTNSTTLHWEKPKSGTPAGYYVLARETDSPIWQKKMFTTELSIKVPLSKDNYIFAVQTVSQSGNLNVPVIPGIAK
- the rsmG gene encoding 16S rRNA (guanine(527)-N(7))-methyltransferase RsmG, whose translation is MSASLLLKYFPDLTEKQIEQFSQLENLYNEWNEKINVISRKDMESLYEKHILHSLGIAKVMEFAPGTKVLDIGTGGGFPGIPLAILFPETEFTLIDSIGKKISVVQAVAEGVGLTNVTAIHGRAEKLKEKFHFVVSRAVTQMPEFLRWLKGKFEKEQFNPKHNGILYLKGGDLAEELAGIKCEIFNLKHYFDEEFFDTKKVVYVSKGNFNS
- a CDS encoding DUF922 domain-containing protein, which translates into the protein MRLAFVLCLLAAEMVFGQKITWEEGRKLTWDNFKSPVNRKKNPDVAAYTHCGWEFSSIKSSNPKAPVTITIKTIFNEEKSWKDVKKMDDYILLHEQKHFDIAELFVRKFRKAVAEKIRTSGDYNKYFKAIYDGISTDYQNFQMAYDRETRHGINKEKQEEYNNTISEQLDNLKSYQAP
- a CDS encoding PD-(D/E)XK nuclease family protein; translation: MKFLNKIIHELLAQNPDLSAFNIILPGKRPIVFIRQILEENNYSGLLPNFFTVEELINKIADQQPIQGIPLWLFSFDVYRSLNLIPRDDFSDFLKWFPTLQKDWDDILKFSDSDQAVLQYMFDEERIKEWAQDLGEDDDVPRKKFLNFWQNMNVFLPVLKERLQEKNWATSGMIHEAAKAKIIDFAKNTKEEFVFCGFNAFTPVEEKLVRSLLKWNKAQCFFQADHYYFDDERQEAGKFLRNHKTWKEFDENRTFQWIEDDFNQPKKIKVYEVSGNVTQTKVLPEIFKEINNKTYSNTAVVLLDENLLPASLDVMHGVDNLNITMGFPLKNLSFSNAVKRLFYLQKQLEKNKSSYYYRDVFPILEELPKSDEDELVINDFKAKVEERNIVYISKKLLYEMLSGLSYFNLLQKAEGTNRYMDMLITFCQQVKWLEIDDIQYENVSHFENAFRIIKNQLTPYNIEIKMETLEILINQHINSESIDFQGEPLRGLQIMGLLETRLLNFENIILLSVNEGKLPLGNSQNTYIPFDIRRYFDLHTFLENDSIYAYHFYRLIQDAQNVHLLYNALSSGVNTGEKSRFITQIEMESSHEIEHLIIENSSEPIITKPIEISKTQIVQERLQKWKEKVSASHLTSYLYNPIDFYLSKILNTSETDEIEEELSVKNYGNLVHYSLQEVYEMLKGKVLKESDLKDSVKAIDEYINIAIEKLKHQPEFYEKGMNYIHKAIAKKVIENILNHDLELIKQGNKLEIIDIERKFENIDFPLDGNDKISFFGFIDRIDKLNGTLRIIDYKTAKIKNLSVKIDGDNVAEYFHNSERKQALQLCIYHYVVQHLPEFWGYPIETGIWSFADAKKGMVSLQFDKGNIDDAMKSVKSLILEILNPDVNFVETIKAY
- a CDS encoding patatin-like phospholipase family protein, translating into MKKILIFFAIAFSLIIKSQQKNDSLNIALQNVTKDTKFGLALSGGGAKGFAHIGILKIIDSLGIKVDYITGTSMGGILGGLYAMGYNADQLKHTIYKMDWNRILSNKIPYSKVNISEKDEYDKYILEFPVVKGFPTLPGSYIEGQYMGEVLNTLTFNAKHINDFSKLKIPVQLTSSDIENGGLIMQKEGSLPLAIRATLAIPAAFAPVYIDGKLLVDGGLDRNYPANEVREMGADFVIGGYTGFRLFTKKEIENPMKMIYQTHAIRSVEDFKHQKELSNVLVDFVDPLGEITTKDFAKFRRIIKIGEVEARKHLPEFVALAEAQRKAGIQYEHQMIEEVKLPTTKFTFNEEDGTPINDAAEIEVLKKQMGLTEGKYYDAKTVNEAIDRVFGMRQYVKVYYTYTNENNGLVMNIFVKRAKKGAFKLALHYDTEQSVGIIVNYTYRNILLNRSRFLATVDISERFKAKLAYQQFLDSGERLWLDLEAKMVNLKSNDLNFRLYDISEDGSDRFPNHMYRNITGKIALNYNINPNAYLSLGTEFSTERMYSLLDKVDQAKVDNYSKKLYNHSNFNTFLKFEQNNLNKRYFTTKGNHLQVSTRFYYGDRYQLYDLNTVQPLLYLILNPKESYYYEPKNLVSFTLNENFFYPITRRLTVKANVFLGASFGSGKEDQVPYLFLNQKYNLGGSEYNYDLLSPEFNGLRQKELPMTSVAKTAISFQYRIMKRLYLTPSFSYGKVSEELSPFNNSFDMFGYGVNLGYESLIGPISLNVSRNSQLDFSRIYFSVGFKF